DNA from Brachyspira aalborgi:
TTTGAGGACAAATGCGATTATTTAATTATACAAAATATTGCTAAATTGTTTTCAGATGTAGATTATTCTAATATTATTGTAAATGAAACCAAAAACAATTTTAGAATATGTCCGCAATTGTTTTATATGCTTTGCATAGCCGTTAGCGGTTCGGTATATCCTTGTTGCGCTGGATATCATAAGAATAATCTTAAAGTTGGAGATATAAATGATAGCCTTGTTGATATCTTTAGTGGGGGGGGGGGGCAGCATTCTAAAAATATTAGATTAATACATCTAAAAGGAATGAAAGATACTATAGATGCCTGTAAGAAATGTGAGATACCCAATTATTATTATAATAAATATGACGATATAGACGATTATGCCGATGAGTTATTAAAAAAATATGAGTAATGATATAAATAAAAATTATGAGATAAAATTAATATTATAAATAAAAATGAGGTGAGAAATGAAAATATTATTTATAGGAGGTAACGGCAATATTAGTTGGTATTGCGTTCAAGTAGCTTTAGAACATGGAAATACTTGCTATGTTTTAAATAGAGAACAGTCGTTAAAAACAAGAAGAGATATACAACCAGAAGTTATTAAACTTAAAGCCGATATACGAAATAAAGAACAAGCAAAAAATGTATTAAAAGGTTTATATTTTGATTGCGTCATAGATTTTATTTGTTATAACGAAGAAGACGCTAAGTTGGATATAGAATTATTTAAAAATAAAACTAAACAATTTATTTATATAAGTTCTGTAACGGTGTATAAAAGAAAAACAAAATATTTGCCTTTTAAGGAAAATACTCCTCAATGGGAAGATACAGATTATGACTACGCTTTAGATAAAGTAAAGTGTGAAAAAATTTTTATGAAAGCTTTCAGAGAAAAAAATTTCCCAATAACAATAGTTCGTCCAGCGCATACTTACGACACTATAATTCCTGTTTCAATAGGACATAATTGTTTTACCACTCCTCAAAGATATTTGAATGGAAAACCCATATTAATTGCAGGAGATGGTACAAATTTGTGGACATTAACTCATTCTAAAGATTTTGCTGAAGCTTTTATATATTTAATCGGAAATGAAAAAGCTATTGGAGAAGATTTTCATATAACTAGCGACGAATGGCTTACTTGGATTGAAATAACGGATTATTTATTAGAAGCTTTAGGTATTAAAAATGCAAAATATATTCATATACCAATCAATGATATTATTAAGATAGAAATACCAACCTCTAATAATTTAAAATTCTCACACATAGGAAAAGCATTTAAGGGACAGAGAATGTGGTGTGATATTTACGATAACTCT
Protein-coding regions in this window:
- a CDS encoding NAD-dependent epimerase/dehydratase family protein, with protein sequence MKILFIGGNGNISWYCVQVALEHGNTCYVLNREQSLKTRRDIQPEVIKLKADIRNKEQAKNVLKGLYFDCVIDFICYNEEDAKLDIELFKNKTKQFIYISSVTVYKRKTKYLPFKENTPQWEDTDYDYALDKVKCEKIFMKAFREKNFPITIVRPAHTYDTIIPVSIGHNCFTTPQRYLNGKPILIAGDGTNLWTLTHSKDFAEAFIYLIGNEKAIGEDFHITSDEWLTWIEITDYLLEALGIKNAKYIHIPINDIIKIEIPTSNNLKFSHIGKAFKGQRMWCDIYDNSKIKSIAPNWKSKILFKDGIKQTIDWMFQKDIRRRFNKDLDLILEMLTLKYARAEQSRAEQSRAEQ